The proteins below are encoded in one region of Ricinus communis isolate WT05 ecotype wild-type chromosome 6, ASM1957865v1, whole genome shotgun sequence:
- the LOC8262801 gene encoding protein trichome birefringence-like 36, with protein sequence MAKPKMTRTHHFIFFISFFFFFFFFTIFQCGKSSQFGLEDGLSWLNEEDSEVDMVQTRHDSSNSCDFTSGKWVYDQSYPLYDSSCPYLSTSVTCKRNGRPDSDYEKWRWKPHACSVPRFDALRFLGKMRKKRIMLVGDSIMRNQWESLVCLVQGVIPMGHKMVHYNGPSMAFLALDFETSIEFTWAPLLVELKKEAGNKRILHLDMIEENARYWRNIDILVFDSAHWWTHSDKWSSWDYYMEGQSLIKSMNPMIAYQKGLTTWAKWIDLNLDPRRTRVIFRSMSPRHNRDNGWKCYKQRTPLAFFSHQHIPEQLVALKEVLRKMSFPVYLQDITTMSALRRDGHPSVYRRAISQEERRHPRDFSSDCSHWCLPGVPDIWNEMLSALL encoded by the exons ATGGCTAAACCAAAGATGACCAGGACTCATCActtcatcttctttatctccttcttcttcttcttcttcttcttcaccatTTTTCAATGTGGCAAATCATCTCAGTTTGGCTTAGAAGATGGGCTGTCTTGGCTCAATGAAGAGGATAGTGAAGTTGACATGGTTCAGACCAGGCATGATTCCTCAAATAGTTGTGATTTTACTTCAGGAAAATGGGTTTATGATCAGTCATATCCTCTCTATGACTCAAGTTGCCCTTATCTTAGTACATCAGTCACTTGTAAAAGAAATGGGAGGCCTGATTCTGACTATGAAAAGTGGAGATGGAAGCCTCATGCCTGCTCTGTTCCAAG GTTTGATGCATTGAGATTTCTTGGAaagatgagaaagaaaagaataatgcTGGTTGGGGATTCTATAATGAGGAACCAATGGGAGTCTCTTGTGTGCTTAGTACAAGGAGTTATTCCAATGGGTCATAAGATGGTCCACTATAATGGTCCTTCCATGGCCTTTCTTGCTTTG GACTTTGAGACATCTATTGAGTTTACTTGGGCTCCACTGCTTGTGGAATTGAAGAAAGAAGCTGGAAACAAGAGAATCCTTCATTTGGATATGATTGAAGAGAATGCAAGATATTGGAGAAATATTGACattcttgtgtttgattctgcCCATTGGTGGACTCATTCTGATAAATGGAGTTC GTGGGACTACTACATGGAAGGGCAGTCTCTAATCAAGAGTATGAATCCAATGATCGCTTACCAAAAGGGACTCACCACATGGGCTAAATGGATAGATTTAAATCTTGATCCTCGTAGAACCAGAGTCATCTTTAGAAGCATGTCTCCAAGGCATAACAG GGATAATGGTTGGAAATGCTATAAACAAAGGACGCCTTTAGCATTTTTCAGTCACCAACATATCCCTGAACAGTTGGTGGCGTTGAAAGAGGTGTTGAGAAAAATGAGCTTTCCAGTATATTTACAAGATATCACAACGATGTCGGCTCTACGTAGAGATGGGCATCCTTCTGTTTACAGAAGGGCAATAAGCCAAGAAGAAAGGCGGCACCCAAGAGACTTTTCCTCTGACTGTAGCCATTGGTGCCTTCCTGGGGTACCTGATATCTGGAATGAGATGTTGAGTGCACTTCTTTAG